The following are from one region of the Prochlorococcus marinus str. SB genome:
- a CDS encoding NADP-dependent isocitrate dehydrogenase, whose amino-acid sequence MTKFEKLTLPNEGEIITFNQGKPNVPNNPIVPFIRGDGTGVDIWPATQIVLDSAIKKSYGDKRKIHWFKVYAGDEACELYGTYNYLPQDTIEAIKHFGVAIKGPLTTPIGGGIRSLNVALRQIFDLYSCVRPCKYYSGTPSPHKNPQNLDVIVYRENTEDIYMGIEWEAEDNNCLELINHLNNVVIPKSKNLKNRSIPDGSGIGIKPVSKSGSQRHIRKAIEHAKRLSGDKRHVTLVHKGNIMKYTEGAFRDWGYELAVNEFREDCITERESWILDNIQKNPEITIENNARKIEPGFDKLTNNKKAFICEEIKEVIASISNSHGDGKWRELILVDDRIADSIFQQIQTRPQEYSILATLNLNGDYVSDAAAAIVGGLGMAPGANIGDNAAIFEATHGTAPKHAGLNKINPGSVILSGVMMLEYFGWDEAANLITNGLSKAIEQKKVTYDLARLMEPKVEPLTCSSFAEEIISNF is encoded by the coding sequence ATGACAAAATTTGAAAAATTAACTTTACCTAATGAAGGCGAGATAATAACTTTTAACCAAGGCAAACCTAATGTTCCTAATAATCCAATTGTCCCATTTATTAGGGGTGATGGTACTGGAGTTGATATTTGGCCTGCAACTCAAATCGTTCTTGATTCAGCGATTAAAAAAAGCTATGGAGATAAAAGAAAAATACATTGGTTTAAAGTCTATGCAGGCGATGAAGCTTGTGAACTTTATGGAACATATAACTATCTGCCTCAAGATACTATTGAAGCAATCAAACACTTTGGTGTAGCCATCAAAGGGCCTTTAACGACTCCCATTGGTGGAGGTATTAGATCTCTTAATGTTGCATTAAGGCAAATCTTTGATTTATATAGTTGTGTTAGACCATGCAAATATTATTCAGGAACTCCAAGCCCCCACAAAAATCCCCAAAATTTAGACGTTATTGTTTATAGAGAAAATACTGAGGATATCTACATGGGTATTGAATGGGAAGCGGAGGATAATAATTGTCTTGAATTAATTAATCACTTAAATAACGTTGTCATACCAAAAAGTAAAAATTTAAAAAATAGATCTATACCAGACGGATCAGGTATTGGAATAAAACCAGTAAGTAAATCTGGTAGCCAAAGGCATATTAGAAAAGCTATTGAACATGCCAAAAGATTATCAGGAGATAAAAGGCATGTAACTCTTGTACACAAAGGGAATATTATGAAATATACAGAAGGTGCATTTAGAGATTGGGGATATGAATTAGCAGTAAATGAATTTAGAGAAGATTGCATTACAGAGAGAGAAAGCTGGATTTTAGATAATATTCAGAAAAATCCAGAAATTACAATTGAAAATAATGCTCGAAAAATTGAACCAGGTTTTGACAAGCTTACAAATAACAAAAAAGCATTCATTTGCGAAGAAATTAAAGAAGTTATTGCATCAATATCAAATTCTCACGGAGATGGAAAATGGAGAGAACTTATTCTTGTTGATGATCGGATAGCTGATAGTATATTTCAACAAATTCAAACTAGACCTCAAGAATATTCAATTCTTGCAACCTTAAATCTCAATGGAGACTATGTTTCTGATGCAGCTGCAGCAATTGTTGGTGGCCTAGGCATGGCTCCTGGTGCAAATATTGGAGATAATGCAGCAATTTTCGAAGCTACGCACGGTACTGCGCCAAAACATGCAGGCTTAAATAAGATTAATCCAGGCTCAGTAATTCTTAGTGGTGTAATGATGCTCGAATATTTTGGTTGGGATGAGGCAGCTAACTTAATTACTAATGGTTTAAGTAAGGCAATTGAGCAAAAAAAAGTCACCTATGATTTAGCACGCTTAATGGAACCAAAAGTAGAACCCTTAACCTGCAGCAGTTTTGCTGAAGAAATTATCTCAAATTTCTAA